In Vibrio lentus, a single genomic region encodes these proteins:
- a CDS encoding assimilatory sulfite reductase (NADPH) flavoprotein subunit, translating into MSLNKKESSQNNNAQSGANELPGLAAPLNDQQLGHLQQTVSELSSQQLAWVSGYLWGVSQTQPVGAAAPIAQAAAAVAAKPAGKLSIIFASQTGNAKGVAESLEAEAKALGIAVELFDASDYKGKNLAKETHVIFVASTNGEGEAPDNAIELHEFLQSKKAPKLSNLQYGVIGLGDSSYEFFCQTAKDFDNFLAKLGAKSFVDRLDCDVDYEESATEWRAKALEQVKETLSTGTEADVVQLPVGQAAAGHSQYTKQNPYTATLLTSQKITGRDSGKDVRHIEIDLDESGITYQPGDALGVWFENSSELANQILSKVGLSGIESVDVDGDNLSVHSALVSKFEITSSNPQLVTKFAELSGSKKLIKLVEDKDKLREYAGNTQVVDVLAEKKTKLSADELIGLLRKLTPRLYSIASSQAEVDEEVHLTVGLVEYQKGDESRLGGASSFLAQRLEEGGEVKVFVENNNNFKLPQDDNTPIIMVGPGTGIAPFRSFVQERENNDAQGKSWLFFGDRTFTQDFLYQVEWQKYLKSGALTKLDVAFSRDQKEKVYVQDRLIEQAEQVWQWLQEGAYLYVCGDATRMAKDVHEALVTIAEKHGNQSREQAEQYINDLRKAKRYQRDVY; encoded by the coding sequence ATGTCTTTAAATAAGAAAGAGTCTTCACAAAATAATAATGCACAGTCTGGGGCTAATGAGTTACCTGGGCTAGCAGCACCACTTAATGACCAACAATTGGGTCATCTTCAGCAAACTGTTTCTGAATTATCTTCTCAACAACTGGCATGGGTCAGTGGTTACCTTTGGGGTGTGAGCCAAACTCAGCCTGTGGGTGCCGCCGCGCCAATCGCTCAAGCAGCCGCTGCAGTAGCCGCAAAACCTGCGGGTAAGCTCAGCATTATCTTCGCATCCCAAACCGGTAATGCGAAAGGTGTCGCTGAATCGCTTGAGGCAGAAGCGAAAGCCTTAGGGATTGCTGTCGAGCTTTTCGATGCAAGTGATTATAAAGGTAAGAACCTAGCCAAAGAGACACACGTCATTTTTGTGGCTTCAACCAATGGTGAGGGCGAAGCCCCTGATAACGCTATTGAGTTGCATGAATTCCTTCAATCGAAGAAAGCGCCAAAATTATCAAACCTACAATACGGTGTGATCGGTTTAGGTGACTCAAGCTATGAGTTCTTCTGCCAAACGGCTAAAGACTTCGATAACTTCCTCGCTAAGCTTGGTGCTAAATCGTTTGTCGACCGTCTTGATTGTGATGTTGATTACGAAGAGTCAGCAACGGAATGGCGCGCTAAAGCATTAGAGCAAGTAAAAGAGACGCTATCGACAGGTACTGAAGCCGATGTGGTTCAATTACCAGTAGGTCAAGCGGCTGCCGGTCATTCGCAATACACCAAACAAAACCCATACACCGCGACATTATTGACGAGCCAAAAGATCACCGGTCGTGATTCGGGTAAAGATGTTCGTCATATCGAGATTGATCTTGATGAGTCGGGTATTACTTACCAACCAGGTGATGCGCTAGGCGTATGGTTTGAAAACAGTTCAGAACTCGCAAATCAGATTCTTTCTAAGGTTGGGTTGTCTGGTATCGAAAGTGTCGATGTCGATGGTGACAACTTATCTGTCCACAGTGCACTCGTCAGTAAATTCGAGATTACATCTTCAAACCCTCAACTTGTGACTAAGTTTGCTGAGCTATCGGGCAGCAAGAAGTTAATCAAGCTAGTGGAAGATAAAGACAAGCTTCGTGAATACGCGGGTAATACTCAAGTTGTCGATGTTTTAGCTGAGAAGAAAACTAAGCTATCGGCTGATGAATTGATTGGTCTACTACGTAAGCTGACTCCGCGCCTTTACTCTATTGCATCAAGCCAAGCAGAAGTGGATGAAGAAGTTCACTTAACGGTTGGTCTGGTTGAATACCAAAAGGGCGATGAATCTCGTTTAGGCGGAGCTTCTAGCTTCTTAGCTCAACGACTTGAAGAAGGTGGTGAAGTGAAGGTGTTCGTTGAGAACAACAATAACTTCAAACTACCACAAGACGATAATACGCCAATCATCATGGTCGGCCCGGGTACCGGTATCGCACCATTCCGCAGTTTTGTTCAAGAGCGTGAAAACAATGACGCTCAAGGTAAGAGCTGGCTGTTCTTTGGTGACCGAACCTTTACGCAAGATTTCTTATATCAAGTTGAATGGCAGAAGTACCTTAAATCTGGTGCGCTAACCAAGCTTGATGTTGCCTTTAGTCGTGACCAAAAAGAAAAGGTTTATGTTCAAGATCGCTTAATCGAACAAGCAGAGCAGGTTTGGCAATGGCTGCAAGAGGGCGCGTACCTCTATGTATGTGGCGATGCAACTCGAATGGCAAAAGATGTTCATGAAGCGTTAGTTACGATAGCGGAAAAACATGGCAATCAGAGCCGCGAACAAGCTGAACAATATATTAATGATTTACGTAAAGCGAAACGTTACCAAAGGGATGTGTACTAA
- a CDS encoding TIGR04219 family outer membrane beta-barrel protein — protein sequence MNKMPLIALVGMLSLSSAVSAEEEFSYTAKVGADMWWGSTKLNEVRQDDDSNSPSLYFAFEHNAPMLPNASFRYTSVDADSLAFDKYDYTFYYTLLDHKLMNFDAGVTFTQYSNSNYIEPKTGGAQTSFDEFTWSFYGNAEINVPDTNFDIIGTMEFGDSSGIKSTDLMAGVQYRIPVSESEIALRGGYRVIDLDSDEFFSSDLGKSFVMVDGWFAGAEVRF from the coding sequence ATGAATAAAATGCCATTAATTGCTTTAGTGGGAATGCTATCTTTAAGCTCGGCAGTATCTGCTGAAGAAGAGTTTTCTTACACGGCTAAAGTCGGTGCCGATATGTGGTGGGGAAGTACAAAGCTAAACGAAGTTAGACAAGATGATGATTCTAACTCTCCTTCGTTGTATTTCGCATTTGAGCATAATGCCCCGATGCTACCAAACGCTAGTTTTCGCTATACTTCTGTCGATGCGGATTCATTGGCCTTCGATAAGTACGACTACACCTTCTATTACACATTGTTAGATCACAAGCTGATGAACTTTGATGCAGGTGTGACGTTTACTCAGTATTCAAACTCGAATTACATCGAACCGAAAACAGGTGGCGCTCAAACAAGCTTTGATGAATTTACTTGGAGCTTCTACGGTAACGCAGAGATCAACGTTCCTGACACCAACTTCGATATCATTGGTACGATGGAGTTTGGTGATAGCAGTGGTATTAAGAGCACTGACTTGATGGCGGGTGTTCAGTACCGAATTCCAGTATCAGAATCTGAAATTGCCCTGCGTGGTGGTTACCGTGTTATCGATCTAGATTCGGATGAGTTCTTTAGCTCTGATCTAGGCAAGAGCTTTGTCATGGTAGATGGTTGGTTTGCTGGCGCTGAAGTGCGCTTCTAG
- a CDS encoding phosphoadenylyl-sulfate reductase yields the protein MHNSVASKLKLAELLALTKTEQILRLGQINAELEQLTALERVKWALENLEGTHVVSSSFGIQAALMLHLVTQAKPDIPVILTDTGYLFPETYRFIDELSQKLTLNLQVFRSQQSPNWQEAQYGKLWDQGIEGIEKYNKLNKVEPMRRALDELEAGTWFSGLRREQSQSRANLPILSIQNGVFKFLPVIDWTNKDVHYYLEEHGLSYHPLREQGYLSVGDTHTTKKWEPGMTEEETRFNGLKRECGLHEDDGEQYGSGI from the coding sequence ATGCATAATTCTGTCGCTTCAAAATTGAAGTTAGCAGAACTACTCGCATTGACTAAGACGGAGCAGATACTTCGTCTTGGACAAATTAATGCTGAGTTAGAACAGCTAACTGCATTAGAAAGAGTGAAGTGGGCTCTAGAAAACTTAGAAGGAACACATGTGGTGTCTTCTAGTTTCGGAATCCAAGCGGCGTTGATGCTGCACTTAGTGACTCAAGCAAAACCCGATATTCCAGTTATTCTTACGGACACTGGGTATCTATTCCCGGAAACGTATCGATTTATCGATGAGTTGAGTCAGAAGTTGACTCTAAACCTTCAAGTCTTTCGTTCTCAGCAGAGCCCTAATTGGCAAGAAGCGCAATATGGCAAACTTTGGGATCAAGGTATAGAAGGGATAGAGAAGTACAACAAGCTTAATAAAGTTGAACCGATGAGAAGAGCGCTGGATGAGCTCGAGGCTGGCACTTGGTTTTCTGGGTTGAGAAGAGAGCAATCTCAATCGCGTGCAAACTTACCGATCTTATCTATCCAAAATGGTGTGTTTAAGTTCTTGCCAGTAATTGATTGGACAAATAAAGACGTTCATTATTACTTAGAAGAGCATGGTCTCAGTTACCACCCACTTCGCGAGCAGGGGTACCTTTCTGTTGGAGATACTCATACGACTAAGAAATGGGAACCGGGTATGACCGAAGAAGAAACCCGTTTCAATGGTCTAAAACGAGAATGTGGTCTCCATGAAGACGATGGAGAGCAATATGGCTCTGGGATTTAG
- the pspG gene encoding envelope stress response protein PspG encodes MFELIFVLIFVATLLVTGITFMTVLAATGVALAVMLVLGMMGVVFKLLPWLIVIALGIWFFKNFVHSSNQRRY; translated from the coding sequence ATGTTTGAATTAATCTTTGTTCTTATTTTCGTCGCAACTCTACTTGTCACTGGTATCACGTTTATGACGGTATTGGCTGCAACCGGAGTCGCGTTAGCAGTCATGTTGGTTTTAGGTATGATGGGCGTCGTGTTTAAGTTGCTGCCTTGGTTAATCGTAATTGCATTGGGTATCTGGTTTTTCAAAAACTTTGTACACAGTTCTAACCAAAGACGTTACTAA
- the cysI gene encoding assimilatory sulfite reductase (NADPH) hemoprotein subunit yields the protein MSKQVIEQEVLGQVLGPLADNERLKRESKNLRGTIEQDLQDRITGGFTADNFQLIRFHGMYQQDDRDIRNERTKQKLEPLHNVMLRARMPGGIITPKQWLAIDKFADESTSYGSIRLTTRQTFQFHGVLKPNIKLMHQTLNSIGIDSIATAGDVNRNVLCTTNPVESELHQEAYEWAKKISEHLLPKTRAYAEIWLDGEKLATTDEEPILGSNYLPRKFKTTVVIPPQNDVDVHANDLNFIAIAKDGKLVGFNVLVGGGLAMTHGDTSTYARKADDFGFVPLEKTLDVAAAVVTTQRDWGNRSNRKNAKTKYTLDRVGIDVFKAEVEKRAGVEFSESRPYEFTGRGDRIGWAEGIDGKHHLALFIENGRLLDFPDKALKTGVAEIAKIHKGDFRMTANQNLIVAGVPKSQKAKIEKLARQYGLMDDAVSEQRKNSMACVAFPTCPLAMAEAERFLPEFVTDVEDILKKHGLPEEDNIILRITGCPNGCGRAMLAELGLVGKAPGRYNMHLGGNKAGTRIPKMYKENITSAQILEEIDSLVGRWATERNDNEGFGDFTIRAGIIEEVIISKRDLHA from the coding sequence ATGAGCAAGCAAGTAATAGAGCAAGAAGTGCTAGGTCAAGTACTGGGACCTTTGGCTGACAATGAACGTCTGAAGCGTGAAAGTAAAAATCTTCGCGGTACAATTGAACAAGATCTTCAAGACCGTATCACTGGTGGTTTTACCGCAGATAACTTTCAACTGATCCGTTTCCACGGTATGTACCAGCAAGATGACCGTGATATTCGTAACGAACGTACCAAGCAAAAGTTAGAACCTTTACATAATGTAATGCTGCGTGCTCGTATGCCAGGCGGCATCATCACTCCGAAGCAATGGTTAGCGATTGATAAATTCGCAGATGAAAGCACCTCTTATGGTTCTATCCGTCTCACAACTCGTCAAACTTTCCAGTTTCACGGTGTGTTGAAGCCGAACATTAAGTTAATGCACCAAACACTAAACAGTATTGGTATTGATTCAATCGCGACTGCGGGTGACGTAAACCGAAATGTTCTATGTACGACAAACCCAGTTGAGTCTGAGCTTCACCAAGAAGCTTACGAGTGGGCGAAAAAGATCAGTGAGCATCTATTACCTAAGACACGTGCTTATGCTGAGATCTGGTTAGATGGTGAAAAGCTAGCAACAACGGATGAAGAACCTATCTTAGGTAGCAACTACCTACCGCGTAAGTTCAAGACTACGGTTGTCATTCCTCCGCAAAATGACGTAGATGTTCATGCTAACGATCTTAACTTTATCGCGATTGCTAAAGACGGAAAGCTGGTGGGCTTTAACGTATTAGTTGGCGGTGGTCTTGCAATGACGCACGGCGATACTTCTACTTATGCACGTAAAGCTGACGACTTTGGTTTTGTTCCATTGGAAAAAACGTTAGATGTCGCCGCAGCGGTGGTAACGACTCAGCGTGATTGGGGTAACCGTTCGAACCGTAAGAACGCCAAAACCAAATACACACTCGATCGTGTTGGTATTGATGTATTCAAAGCAGAAGTAGAAAAACGTGCAGGCGTTGAGTTTTCTGAAAGTCGTCCTTATGAGTTTACTGGCCGTGGCGACCGTATCGGTTGGGCGGAAGGCATTGATGGTAAGCACCACTTAGCGTTATTCATCGAGAATGGTCGTTTACTTGATTTCCCGGATAAAGCCCTGAAAACAGGTGTTGCTGAAATAGCGAAGATCCACAAAGGTGACTTCCGCATGACAGCGAACCAAAACCTAATTGTTGCAGGTGTACCTAAGAGCCAAAAGGCAAAAATTGAAAAGCTGGCACGTCAATACGGGCTGATGGATGATGCCGTTTCCGAGCAGCGCAAGAACTCAATGGCCTGTGTGGCATTCCCAACATGTCCTTTAGCAATGGCAGAAGCTGAGCGTTTTCTTCCCGAGTTTGTAACGGATGTTGAAGACATTCTGAAGAAACATGGATTACCAGAAGAAGACAACATCATCCTTCGTATCACGGGTTGTCCAAACGGTTGTGGTCGTGCAATGTTGGCTGAACTGGGTTTAGTCGGCAAGGCACCGGGGCGTTACAACATGCACTTAGGTGGCAACAAAGCCGGAACTCGTATCCCGAAGATGTATAAAGAGAACATCACGTCAGCTCAGATTTTAGAAGAGATTGATTCGCTGGTGGGACGTTGGGCTACGGAACGTAACGACAATGAAGGGTTTGGTGATTTTACTATCCGAGCTGGCATCATCGAAGAGGTGATCATTTCAAAGAGGGATCTGCATGCATAA